Proteins encoded together in one Ipomoea triloba cultivar NCNSP0323 chromosome 4, ASM357664v1 window:
- the LOC116017901 gene encoding aspartate aminotransferase, mitochondrial-like, producing the protein MIFKSSTVVGAQSMSLWWQSVDPTPKDPILGITQAFLVDLSPNKVNVGVGAYRDDNGKPVVLECVREAERRIAGGFNMEYLQIGGSVNMIEESLNMDYKENYDLIKDKHIGAIQSLSRMDACRNFTNFQKHFCPDSQILIHVPTWSNHHSIWRGAHNPTGVDPTEEQWKEISHQLKVKGHFAFFDTAYQGFASGNTKKDARAIQIFIEDGHQVGCSQSYAKNMGLYGQRVGCLSMVRQEFFGVLQYVDSQSTPSTMN; encoded by the coding sequence ATGATATTCAAGTCCAGCACGGTTGTCGGAGCGCAATCTATGTCGTTATGGTGGCAAAGTGTCGATCCGACTCCAAAAGATCCGATCCTCGGCATCACTCAAGCTTTCCTCGTAGATCTTAGCCCCAACAAAGTCAATGTCGGAGTTGGAGCTTACCGTGACGATAATGGAAAGCCGGTAGTGCTCGAGTGTGTCCGGGAAGCAGAACGGAGAATCGCTGGTGGTTTTAACATGGAATATCTTCAAATTGGAGGAAGCGTTAACATGATTGAGGAATCTCTGAATATGGACTATAAGGAAAATTATGATTTGATAAAAGACAAGCATATTGGAGCCATTCAATCTCTATCTAGGATGGATGCATGCCGAAATTTTACAAACTTCCAAAAGCATTTTTGTCCTGATTCACAAATTTTAATTCATGTCCCCACTTGGTCAAATCATCATAGCATTTGGAGAGGTGCTCATAATCCTACTGGAGTAGACCCTACAGAGGAACAATGGAAGGAGATCTCTCACCAGCTTAAGGTCAAGGGACATTTTGCCTTCTTTGATACGGCATATCAAGGATTTGCCAGTGGAAACACAAAGAAGGATGCCAGAGCTATCCAGATATTCATTGAGGATGGTCATCAAGTTGGATGTTCCCAGTCATATGCCAAAAATATGGGACTGTATGGCCAGAGAGTTGGGTGTCTGAGTATGGTCAGACAAGAATTTTTTGGTGTCTTGCAGTATGTTGATTCACAGTCAACTCCATCTACTATGAATTAA
- the LOC116016136 gene encoding uncharacterized protein LOC116016136, translated as MRETPGDIRGGAIFRDKNGRWIEGCSFSFQASNPLETELRALELALRWTESKGIPNIEVQTDCKEMEKALNGTNESNHQLGALKVRCRELIRRSGCTTVIHVFREQNFVADFLALIAANRREPCIIFVSSPPGCNTLVCNDQMGVVSERLMLETE; from the exons ATGCGGGAAACCCCAGGGGACATAC GAGGAGGCGCTATCTTTAGAGACAAAAACGGTAGATGGATTGAAGGTTGCTCTTTCTCATTCCAAGCAAGCAACCCTTTGGAAACTGAACTGAGAGCGTTGGAGTTGGCCCTGCGATGGACGGAATCTAAAGGAATCCCTAACATAGAGGTGCAGACTGATTGCAAAGAGATGGAAAAGGCTCTCAATGGTACCAACGAGAGCAATCATCAGCTGGGAGCCCTGAAGGTTCGTTGCAGAGAGTTAATTCGCAGAAGTGGGTGCACGACGGTTATACATGTCTTCCGTGAACAAAACTTTGTTGCTGATTTTTTGGCTTTGATTGCTGCTAATAGGAGGGAGCcttgtattatttttgtttcctCACCCCCTGGCTGCAATACTCTTGTGTGTAATGATCAAATGGGAGTGGTGAGTGAACGTCTCATGCTGGAGACAGAGTAG
- the LOC116014716 gene encoding cytochrome P450 94A2-like produces the protein MLNLEISTSLLLCIVPFVFFLFFNFTKSSKIPIAYPLIGSYFSLLKNKDRRLQWITDVIKSTPNLTFTLHRPLGFRVVFTANPLNVQHVLKTRFPIYRKGDFSRSILDDFLGDGIFNTDGESWKFQRQVASHEFNTRSLRKFVETVVDTELSDRLIPILDSAAKNKTVLDFQDILQRFAFDNICKIAFGYDPGYLLPSLPEAKFAVAFEEAVMISSQRFNAVSPLIWKLKRLFNVGSERKLRAAVDEVREFAKKIVREKKQELEEKSTLDSVDLLSRFLSSGHSDENFVMEIVISFILAGRDTTSAALTWFFWVVSRHPEVENEILKEVRSKSESALYDEVKNMVYTHAALSETMRLYPPVPIDSKAAEEDDVLPDGTIVKKGWRVAYHPYAMGRVEDIWGKDWAEFRPERWLERDGAGNSGNWSFVGRDSYAYPVFQAGPRICLGKEMAFLQMKRVVAGVLRRFRVVPVVAENGVEPDFIMYLTSKMKGGFPVTIEERLSSI, from the coding sequence atgttgaatctTGAGATCTCAACTTCTCTGCTCCTTTGCATTGTTCCTTtcgtcttcttcctcttcttcaacTTCACCAAATCCAGTAAAATCCCAATAGCGTACCCTCTAATCGGTTCTTATTTCTCCCTGTTGAAGAACAAGGACCGCCGGCTTCAATGGATTACCGACGTAATTAAGAGCACTCCCAATCTGACGTTCACCCTTCACCGCCCTCTGGGTTTCCGCGTAGTGTTCACTGCGAATCCTTTGAATGTTCAGCACGTCCTCAAGACGCGCTTTCCTATCTACCGGAAAGGGGATTTCTCGAGGAGCATTTTGGATGATTTTCTCGGCGACGGGATCTTTAACACCGACGGCGAGAGCTGGAAGTTCCAGAGACAAGTCGCCAGCCACGAGTTCAACACTAGATCTCTCAGGAAGTTCGTGGAGACCGTGGTTGATACGGAGCTCTCCGACCGCTTGATTCCGATTCTTGATTCTGCGGCTAAGAACAAAACGGTTCTTGATTTCCAGGATATTCTTCAAAGATTCGCTTTTGATAATATCTGCAAGATTGCTTTCGGGTACGATCCGGGGTATCTGTTACCGTCTCTTCCGGAAGCGAAATTTGCCGTTGCTTTTGAAGAGGCTGTTATGATCAGTAGCCAAAGATTCAATGCTGTTAGCCCTCTGATCTGGAAATTGAAACGTTTGTTTAACGTTGGATCCGAGAGGAAGCTCCGGGCTGCTGTTGACGAGGTTAGAGAATTTGCCAAAAAGATTGTCAGAGAGAAGAAGCAGGAGCTGGAGGAGAAGTCAACGCTGGATTCCGTTGACTTACTGTCCAGATTCTTGAGCTCCGGCCACTCCGACGAAAATTTCGTGATGGAAATCGTGATAAGCTTTATACTGGCGGGTCGGGACACCACGTCAGCGGCGCTGACGTGGTTTTTCTGGGTGGTTTCCCGGCACCCCGAAGTAGAAAATGAAATCTTAAAAGAGGTAAGGTCAAAATCGGAATCCGCACTGTATGATGAAGTGAAGAACATGGTTTACACTCACGCTGCGCTTTCTGAAACCATGAGGCTTTACCCGCCGGTCCCCATAGATTCAAAAGCGGCCGAAGAGGATGACGTTTTGCCGGACGGGACCATCGTGAAGAAGGGGTGGAGGGTAGCTTACCACCCCTACGCGATGGGGAGGGTGGAGGACATCTGGGGGAAGGACTGGGCGGAGTTCCGCCCAGAACGGTGGCTAGAAAGGGACGGTGCGGGTAATTCTGGGAATTGGAGCTTTGTGGGAAGGGACTCGTATGCTTATCCGGTGTTTCAAGCCGGGCCGAGGATTTGTCTGGGGAAAGAAATGGCTTTCCTGCAGATGAAGAGGGTGGTGGCCGGTGTTTTAAGGCGGTTCAGGGTGGTGCCTGTGGTGGCTGAGAATGGTGTCGAACCAGACTTCATAATGTATCTAACCTCAAAAATGAAGGGTGGTTTCCCGGTCACAATTGAGGAAAGGTTAAGTTCCATATAG